A section of the Halopiger aswanensis genome encodes:
- a CDS encoding glycoside hydrolase family 31 protein yields MSKKLSRFATRRTVLQTSAALLAGSALASSSARADHYDSKIHYEPELDEDNLQELSVRGYDVLEDGVKVDLGEYEGYVRLFAEDMARVSVLERGADEYESRGIAKGRTEWDAPEFTVDATDERIALETATITAEINNGRFGVRFRDADGTVINEDYLEKGSPGYEDGKPYAYKKTDEDEAFYGFGEQPGNELDKRGEKLEHWNTDQYAYGADNDYVYTSIPFFVGVKDVGAYGIFFDDPYHSVFEMATESDDYYSFFADGGQLTYYFAYGPEIEGVLERYTELTGTMELPPKWGLGLHQSKWEYTPEEIVETAETYREKGIPLDAMHFDIDYMNEYRVFTWDDEYREALDRVESVPGIRTVAVNDPGVAAVESYDPTADDSLDDSSGDESSYGDESDGDTTDDGADGDKSDGDDSASDTPYAESPDTGTQEDGVSLTTDIPDDHTRYDVYIEGTENDYWVKNADGETFVGRVWPDETVWPDFARSTVRSWWAEQHDALFDAGIDGIKNDMAEPAVFQENEKYDWTMPVDNVHGTGDETMRHAEYHNMYGFDMARAAREAYDVYKPDQRPFLLNRNLYAGGQRYAALWTGDNVSSWAHLRKSIPMQLNLGLSGLPFVGHDIGGFVGRPSPELFARWMELGAFVPYCRNHADSHTKVADGEPRNQHPWTFGEDVEAISKKYLRLRYRLLPYLYNEFREASETGKPVQQPLVFHFQDDDRTRDIDDQFMFGDDLLIAPVLEAGATAREVYLPDGEQWVDYWSGESYDGGQTLTVDAPLDHLPIFVRTDSIVPMREVQQYTGEQPLTTLVLDAYVDDEATYSFYEDDGESRAYEDGEYNVTDFTVSATPGGVVTFERESVVRNYEDSQLSSYVLQLNRSDAPRKVQAASTKYEAVDDAATVEAEPETFTYSEAKDAVLVHVPADEDETVKLFFNGKNSRRGNPENESA; encoded by the coding sequence ATGTCTAAGAAGTTATCGCGGTTCGCGACGCGACGAACGGTCCTGCAAACGTCGGCCGCGCTGCTGGCCGGGAGCGCGCTCGCATCGTCGTCGGCACGCGCCGATCACTACGACTCGAAGATCCACTACGAACCGGAACTCGACGAGGACAACCTCCAGGAGCTGTCCGTTCGAGGCTACGACGTCCTCGAGGACGGCGTGAAAGTCGATCTCGGCGAGTACGAGGGGTACGTTCGGCTGTTCGCCGAGGATATGGCCCGCGTGTCCGTTCTCGAGCGCGGCGCGGACGAGTACGAGTCCCGCGGGATCGCGAAGGGGCGAACCGAGTGGGACGCGCCCGAGTTCACCGTCGACGCGACCGACGAGCGGATCGCGCTCGAGACCGCGACGATCACGGCCGAGATCAACAACGGGCGCTTCGGCGTCAGGTTCCGCGACGCGGACGGGACCGTCATCAACGAGGACTACCTCGAGAAGGGCTCGCCGGGCTACGAGGACGGCAAACCCTACGCGTACAAGAAGACCGACGAAGACGAGGCCTTCTACGGATTCGGCGAACAGCCCGGCAACGAACTCGACAAGCGGGGCGAGAAGCTCGAGCACTGGAACACGGACCAGTACGCCTACGGCGCGGACAACGACTACGTCTACACGTCGATTCCGTTCTTCGTCGGCGTGAAGGACGTCGGCGCCTACGGAATCTTCTTCGACGATCCGTACCACTCCGTGTTCGAGATGGCGACCGAGTCCGACGACTACTACTCCTTCTTCGCCGACGGCGGCCAGCTGACCTACTACTTCGCCTACGGCCCCGAGATCGAGGGGGTGCTCGAGCGGTACACGGAGCTGACCGGGACGATGGAACTGCCGCCGAAGTGGGGGCTCGGGCTCCACCAGAGCAAGTGGGAGTACACCCCGGAGGAGATCGTCGAGACCGCCGAGACCTACCGCGAGAAGGGGATTCCGCTGGACGCGATGCACTTCGACATCGACTACATGAACGAGTATCGCGTCTTCACCTGGGACGACGAGTACCGCGAGGCGCTCGATCGCGTCGAGTCGGTTCCGGGGATCAGAACGGTCGCGGTCAACGACCCCGGCGTCGCCGCGGTGGAATCGTACGATCCGACGGCCGACGACTCGCTTGACGACTCGTCCGGGGACGAGAGTTCGTACGGCGACGAGTCCGACGGCGATACGACTGACGATGGGGCCGACGGCGACAAATCTGACGGCGACGATTCAGCCAGCGACACGCCCTACGCGGAGTCGCCCGACACCGGCACGCAGGAAGACGGCGTTTCCCTCACGACCGATATCCCGGACGACCACACTCGGTACGACGTCTACATCGAGGGGACGGAAAACGACTACTGGGTGAAAAACGCCGACGGCGAAACCTTCGTCGGGCGGGTCTGGCCGGACGAGACGGTCTGGCCCGACTTCGCCCGGTCGACGGTCCGTTCGTGGTGGGCCGAGCAACACGACGCGCTGTTCGACGCCGGGATCGACGGCATCAAAAACGATATGGCCGAACCGGCTGTGTTCCAGGAGAACGAGAAGTACGACTGGACGATGCCGGTCGACAACGTCCACGGGACCGGCGACGAGACGATGCGCCACGCGGAGTATCACAACATGTACGGCTTCGACATGGCCAGAGCCGCTCGCGAAGCCTACGACGTCTACAAACCCGACCAGCGTCCGTTCCTGCTGAACCGGAACCTGTACGCGGGCGGCCAGCGCTACGCGGCGCTGTGGACCGGCGACAACGTGAGTTCGTGGGCGCACCTGCGCAAGTCGATCCCGATGCAGCTGAATCTCGGGCTGTCGGGACTGCCCTTCGTCGGCCACGACATCGGCGGGTTCGTCGGTCGTCCGAGTCCGGAGCTGTTCGCTCGGTGGATGGAGCTCGGCGCGTTCGTCCCCTACTGCCGGAACCACGCGGACAGCCACACCAAGGTCGCCGACGGAGAGCCGCGGAATCAACACCCCTGGACGTTCGGCGAGGACGTCGAGGCGATCAGCAAGAAGTACCTCCGACTGCGCTACCGGCTGCTTCCGTACCTCTACAACGAGTTCCGCGAGGCCAGCGAAACCGGCAAACCGGTCCAGCAGCCGCTGGTGTTCCACTTCCAGGACGACGACCGAACCCGGGACATCGACGATCAGTTCATGTTCGGCGACGACCTGCTGATCGCGCCGGTCCTCGAGGCGGGCGCCACCGCTCGCGAGGTCTATCTGCCCGACGGCGAGCAGTGGGTCGATTACTGGTCCGGCGAGTCGTACGACGGCGGGCAGACCCTCACGGTCGACGCGCCGCTCGATCACCTGCCGATCTTCGTTCGGACGGACTCCATCGTCCCGATGCGTGAGGTCCAGCAGTACACCGGCGAACAGCCGCTGACGACGCTGGTTCTCGACGCGTACGTGGACGACGAAGCGACGTACTCGTTCTACGAGGACGACGGCGAGAGTCGCGCCTACGAGGACGGCGAGTACAACGTGACCGACTTTACCGTCTCGGCCACGCCCGGCGGCGTCGTCACGTTCGAACGCGAGTCGGTCGTCCGGAACTACGAGGACTCGCAGCTGTCGTCGTACGTGCTACAACTGAATCGATCGGACGCACCGCGGAAGGTGCAGGCGGCGTCGACGAAGTACGAGGCCGTCGACGACGCGGCGACCGTCGAAGCCGAACCCGAGACGTTCACCTACAGCGAAGCGAAGGACGCCGTGCTCGTGCACGTCCCCGCGGACGAAGACGAGACGGTGAAACTATTCTTCAACGGGAAGAACAGTCGCCGCGGAAACCCCGAGAACGAGAGCGCGTGA
- a CDS encoding pectinesterase family protein: MSASEDRYDYVVDPDGNGDYERIQAAIDDAKSFPRDRITIFLKEGVYEEKVTVHSWNPKIDLIGESADGTVITHDDHFDRIDRGRNSTFFTYTLRVCGNDFRARNLTVRNSAGPEVGQAVALHVEADRAVFEHCRFVGNQDTVYAAGEGARQYFDDCYLEGTTDFVFGGATAVFENCEVHSKADSYITAASTPRTEPFGFVFDNCTLTAEPDVSEVYLGRPWRDHAHVAFLRSHMGDHIHPAGWHDWSRPAVVDDVTYAEYENHGPGARTAERVSWSETLSSEEAAQYDGENVLLEEATERSDWYWHRAIR; encoded by the coding sequence ATGAGTGCGAGCGAGGACCGGTACGACTACGTCGTCGATCCGGACGGCAACGGCGACTACGAGCGCATCCAGGCGGCGATCGACGACGCGAAGTCGTTCCCTCGAGACCGGATCACGATCTTTCTGAAAGAAGGCGTGTACGAGGAGAAGGTCACGGTCCACTCGTGGAATCCGAAGATCGACCTGATCGGCGAGAGCGCGGACGGGACCGTCATCACCCACGACGATCACTTCGACCGAATCGATCGCGGCCGCAACAGTACGTTCTTCACGTACACGCTGCGGGTGTGCGGGAACGATTTCCGCGCTCGCAACCTGACGGTGCGAAACAGTGCCGGGCCGGAGGTGGGGCAAGCCGTCGCGCTGCACGTCGAAGCCGATCGCGCCGTCTTCGAACACTGTCGGTTCGTCGGGAATCAGGACACGGTCTACGCCGCCGGCGAGGGAGCGCGACAGTATTTCGACGACTGTTACCTCGAGGGGACGACCGACTTCGTGTTCGGCGGCGCCACAGCCGTATTCGAAAACTGCGAGGTACACTCAAAAGCCGATTCGTACATTACGGCCGCCTCCACGCCGCGGACCGAACCGTTCGGGTTCGTGTTCGACAACTGTACGCTAACCGCCGAGCCGGACGTTTCCGAGGTGTACCTGGGCAGACCCTGGCGAGATCACGCTCACGTTGCGTTTCTACGGTCGCACATGGGCGACCACATTCACCCGGCCGGCTGGCACGACTGGTCGCGACCGGCCGTGGTGGACGACGTCACGTACGCGGAGTACGAGAATCACGGTCCCGGTGCAAGGACGGCGGAGCGAGTCTCTTGGTCCGAGACGTTGTCATCGGAAGAGGCCGCCCAGTACGACGGCGAAAACGTCCTTCTCGAGGAAGCAACTGAACGATCCGACTGGTACTGGCATCGAGCGATTCGCTGA
- a CDS encoding DUF4385 family protein: MSDDPEYDIDFRESPEEYEIGRGEQGVFKMQPYKDELLPLWSIKSLEQAEAAAADIYQKFEEYKRANEFPGMDLARKYLQMGWTRSLRYAKYPGGQKYEEDEDGNRVEREPQQWYDDEKFEISQVYREYLDRVTEDETYQRRKREWQNGD; encoded by the coding sequence GTGAGCGACGATCCAGAATACGACATCGATTTTCGTGAGTCCCCCGAGGAGTACGAGATCGGGCGCGGCGAGCAGGGCGTCTTCAAGATGCAGCCGTACAAGGACGAACTGTTGCCCCTCTGGTCGATCAAGAGTCTCGAGCAGGCCGAAGCGGCCGCTGCGGACATTTACCAGAAGTTCGAGGAGTACAAGCGAGCCAACGAGTTTCCCGGGATGGACCTCGCACGAAAGTACCTACAGATGGGATGGACTCGCTCGCTCAGGTACGCCAAGTACCCGGGCGGACAGAAGTACGAGGAAGACGAGGACGGAAATCGCGTCGAGCGCGAACCCCAGCAGTGGTACGACGACGAAAAGTTCGAGATCTCGCAGGTGTACCGCGAGTATCTCGATCGAGTGACCGAAGACGAAACGTACCAGCGACGAAAACGGGAGTGGCAGAACGGCGACT